Sequence from the Saccopteryx bilineata isolate mSacBil1 chromosome 6, mSacBil1_pri_phased_curated, whole genome shotgun sequence genome:
GTGTTGGTGCAGGGTGGGTCCATGTGCACCCTATCCCCAGAACGCAGCAGTGCCTGAGGGGCACAGGCACAGTCAGGgtcttccctgccctgcccctcccagggAAGCCCAGGCCCTTGCTCACCTGATGCCACATCCGTTTGACTGGCAGGCGAGTGAAGATGTTGCCCAAATCCTGGATCACAAGAGTACCCTTCTTATACCTGCAAGTGAAGTTGAGGGATAGGTACTCGAGCCTCCAGACAGGGCTGGGGTTGGCCCAGTGGGCACCCGGCAGCGCCTACCTTACACAGCCGGGCACTCCCCCAGCACATGGGTGGGCACCCGGCAGCGCCTACCTTACACAGCCGGGCACTCCCCCAGCACATGGGTGGGCACCCGGCAGCGCCTACCTTACACGGCCGGGCACTCCCCCAGCACATGGGTGGGCACCCGGCAGCGCCTACCTTACACGGCCGGGCACTCCCCCAGCACATGGGTGGGCACCCGGCAGCGCCTACCTGACATGGCCGGGCACTCCCCCAGCACATGGGGCGTACAGGTTGTAGATGTTGAGGCCAGAGTTGCCTACAATGCGGGACACTTCCTGGAGCTGCAATGACACATGGAGCCACCGTGCTTTATAAAACCCTAGTCTCTCCGTGACACCACCAACCTGTCCCAAGATTTAGCACTATCTTACTTCACCCAGTAGTCATTATCCTTCCCCTACTTTTTTTCACAGGTAggggaactgaggctcagtggaAGGATCTGCCACACCTGGGTCCAAATCCTAGTGCTTTTACTTCCTAGCACTGTGACTTCACCattcctggcctcagtttcctcatctgggaaaCGTGGCTAATGTGACCTCCCTTGAAGGAGAAACCGGAAGATTAAATAATGCACACTGACAGTTCAGCAGTCCTGGCTCGTGGCAGGGTTTGCTAAGACActgtctcctcccccccctccccgcaggGGTCACAGGGAGTGGTGGCAGAGCAGCCTTAGTCACTGTCCCAGAGAATACCCAAGTGCTGAAAGATGCAGGGTAGGACAGTGATGGGGGACGAGGCACAGGGAGGCCCCAATGAGGAGATGTGGTCCCGTTCTCAGAACTGGGGGTCTCAGGGGTGACACACAGTGGGGGCAGAACCGTACACTGGTCACGCATTCTGGATCTTTGTTGTCATAGAAGTTACACTTGTTTTCAGAGCAGCAGTGGGTCTGGAGAGAAGACCAGAGCCTGTGGAGATCAGAAAGTGCTGAGGGACCTACGGTGGGCAGAGAAGGTGGagccccacctcctcccttcaGCCTCCCACCTTGACCTTACCCCAGGGATCGAGGAAATGTATCACAGGGTGTGGTGTGGAGGTCCCCAACCTAGCTGCCTCTGGGCCATCCTGCCAGCCCTCCTCGGTCTCTTTAGATTCTATATTCTAGTCTTTGGCTTTTTAGCATCATACCCTCTAGCAACCCAACCCCCACCTTCTGCTCATAAACCTGGGTAGGGCCCCAGATAGTATGTGCCTAGAGGACAAACCTGAGATCTGTGACCTGTCCCACCCTGTCCCCCAGTACCTGTTCCCCAGAAGGCCATGGTAATAGGCGAAATAGACAAGAGAGTTGTCATTCTGCTCATAGGAGGCGAGTCCATTGCCCACGGCCAGCCCCTGTGAAACAGCCAGGGCGTCCAGCTCAGCAAGAGGGTGAGGAGGAGCCTCCCTGACCGACACCCAGACCTTCAGTAACATGGAAACTGAAACCCAGGgtggtgtgtgggggtgtgtgggtgggggaggcCACACAACATAGAGAACAGAGCTGGTAGCTTGACAGGTGAGTTTCCTATTACGGGAGACACATGAGTAGAGAGATGCCAGCTCGTGGCCAGGATATTGTGAAGGAGACTGGGTTGGTTGGGGTAGTTGGTCTGTTGACAGTAACAAGGAAGCTATGGTCACAAGTTGCGTCTGTCCCCCATTCCTCCCGGCAGTTATTCTGTACCTGAAGGTTCATGCTGGGGTCCTGCATGACCAACACAGCCAGGGTGGGGATGTAGATGCCAGCATAGCTCTCTCCCGTCAAAAAAAGCTCGTTGTCCTTGTACTCCGGGAAGAGGCGGAAGAAATCTTGAAGGGCCTCAAAATTGCTCTGTGCAACCTGTGGATGGCGGGAGGGAGGGGATCCGGAGGCTTTGTTATCtgagctgaaaaaaaaatctccagataaTGACACCAACCCACCCCATTTGTGCAAGAGGAAGTGACTTGAAAGTGACAAGGCCACACCACCAAGCCGGTTAACAGCCAAAAGCGGACTCCAAAGGCATGCATACTCTTTCTCTTTAGAGAAACAGGGAGGCTGGGACACGTGGGCAGGTGCAGGACTCACCTCAGTGTCATTGGTTGCATAAGACTTGTCATTGGAGTAGGAGAAGCCCACCCCCGCTGGGGACTCAAGGTACAATACGTTGGCAATCTAGAGGGGAGGAGGAGCCGAGCTGGAGAGAGCCCCACACCCCATCCCAAATGCCCAGACATCCCACAGGACCCACAACACCATCTGTACCAGGTTCCAAGAATAGGGGTTGTATTCCAGAGTGACACCATCCGGCTGGATCTGAGGAGGAAAGATGGGGCTGAGTAAGTCCCAAGAGCCAGCTGGGTGCAGAGAAAGGGCCACCATGTCAAGCTGATggtacagataaagaaactaaggcTTAGGAAAAAGGGCACATTTTTGTTAAAAAGACAAAAggccttttctccctcttccctggccTTTTCCTTTGGGCAGTGTCCCCACCTTCTCCTTGTCCCGGGCAATGGAGAGAGCTGCTTCCCACTCACCAGGAAGGGGCCGTGCTCCGTGAGGAAGCCGTCCAAGGAGCTGCAGCCCGGCCCTCCGTTGAGCCATAGCACCACAGGGCTGCTCTTGGGATCCTTCTGGGACTCCACAAACCTGGGAGGGGTGTCAGGACTGGGTGGGTGCAGGAGGAGGAGCCTCTTCCAGCCCTCCCTGCTCCCCGGCTCCCTCAGAGGTCTTCAAAACCCCCCACCCCGCAGGCCTCTCCCCTGATGGGCATCACTGTGCCCCTCTCCTGCGCCCTGGATGGGAGAGCCGCGGACCAGTAGTGGAGATGCTTGGAACCGGAGCCTTTGAGGTAGCCGGAGTACTGACGGAAAGACGGCTGCTTGGCAAGCCCTGGCAGACACTGGATCTCGTCCTGATCGGGGGCTGCCTCGCCTCGGGGCGACCAGAACAGCAGCAGCGGTAGCAGGAAGAACAGCGACCACAGCGCGGCTCGGACCATCTACGGAGGAAGCGGGCGCCGGCTGTTTACTGGCTCCCCGGCTGCGTGCAGCCGTCCCTGGGGAGGAGCTGGCGGCGGGCCCGCGAGGAAATCCCTGGCCCCACCCCGAGCCCCAGCTCCCACCGCCAAGCCTACCCCGCGCCCCTACCCCGGCGCTTGGCTGGGGGCTCTGGGATCCCTTCCAAACTCCGGCGTCCCCTCACCTCTGCTCTCCCGCGTCCTTGCTCTCTTGGAGACACCCGGAGACTGGAAGTCATGTGTACGCCGAGTCACGTGTCCTTCGGCATCACGTGACAGGCGCCTTCAGTGGCTCTGTGGTCTGTGCTGACTTGCTGGGATGGAAGGGGCGGTGGCGGGGGCGCTCCGCGAGGGATCAGGGGCCCGAGCGCTCGTGGTCATGTCCTCAGCGCTCATGATCAGATAATTCGGGTGTGGACGGGCAGGATCCCCCAGCCTCCTGGGGGCCCTGCTCTAGGTGGGATGTCTGAGCAAGCGGCGCTAGGACCCCCGGACAGAGCCTCAGGGGAAAAGAGTAAGGAGGGAATACCTTACATGGTTCCCCGGAGGTCAGCCTCTGAGCCAGCTGCCCAAAATAGCCACCGGCACGCGCCGGCTTGCTACATGGCGGGGAGATGGCTGCTGTCTCCGATCCCGTGGAATTGGGTGCGCCCTGGAGACCTGCGTGCCCCGAGCCCCCTCCCACTCGCTTCCACTGGGTGCATGGTGCCAACATCCGCGTGGACCCGTCTGGGACGCGGGCCACGCGCGTGGAGAGCTTCGCCCACGGTGTGTGTTTTAGTCGCGAGCCGCTGGCCCCGGGCCAGGTATTCCTGGTGGAGATCGAAGAGAAAGAGCTGGGCTGGTGCGGCCACCTGCGCCTGGGCCTGACTGCCCTAGACCCCGCCAATCTGGCGCCCGTGCCCGAGTTTTCGCTGCCTGACTTGGTCAGCCTCGGCCACACCTGGGTCTTTGCCATCACGCGCCATCACAACCGCGTGCCCCGAGAGGGCCGCCCGGAGGCCGAAGCAGCAGCCCCGAGCCGCCCCCCAGCCCTCCTGGTGGAGCCATATCTGTGCATTGAGCAGTTTCGCATTCCCCGCGACCGCATGGTGGGCCGCAGTCGGCCCGGGCTCTACAGCCATCTCTTGGACCAGCTCTATGAGTTGAACGTGCTGCCTCCGACTGCGCGCCGCAGCCGCCTGGGCGTTCTCTTCTGCCCACGCCCGGACGGCACGGCCGACATGCATATTATCATCAACGGCGAGGACATGGGTCCCAGCGCCCGGGGGCTGCCAGCCTCTGAGCCCCTCTATGCAGTGGTGGACGTGTTTGCCTCCACCAAGAGCGTGCGCCtgatccagcttgagtatggctGTAGGTATCCCACCCCCTGGGTAGGGATCTCTTCTGGCCCAGTATGAGGGACTTGAACTTGCTAGGCTCCCAAGCCAGCTAGCAAAGCCTTGGTCTGTCCAGCATTAATTTAGAAGTTGGGGAATCTGACCTCAAAGTCTTTCTATGCTTGTGATCCCTGGTTCTGGGTCTCAGTTACCCATCTTGGCTGTGATTAAGATGCCCTCCAAGTTCCTTTCTAGCTTTGACAATATTTTCTGTATTAACTGAGGGCAGGGATTATAAACTGATTTTAGGTTCTGGACCTCTTTAAGAACTGTGTGCTCTTTTATTAGACAAATGCTTCTAGATTTGGGCATACCAGTTTAAAGGCATCACAGACCACAGATTGACAGTTTCTTAATCCTGAGACCTGGTTCATTATAACCCTGGTAAACCCTTTATATAGACCTGTGATCACATTTTATGTATTCAGAGAACTAGAGGCCACTCTGCTAGGCCTGTGCCGGAGGCTGGAGTAGCACAGCTAAATCAGACACGACCCCTGCCCCCAGAGGCTGCCAAGTGAGGGGTAAGGGAGGGCACTGAGTGTTACAGAAATAGGACTGTAGTATTGTGAAATTGTTGTGAAAGAGGCACTTAACTACGTGCACAGCCCCATGAGTCAGGGGGGGCCTAGAGAACAGATGAGAATTGCTCAACTTAGTGACAAGACATAAATCTTCTGGGACTCAGCCTTAGACCCACCCTCCAGTTCAGTTTGCCTTTGACCGTTTTCTTCCCACAGTGCCATCACTGCAGACCTTGTGCCGCCTAGTGATCCAGAAGAGCGTAGTGCACAGGTTGGCCATTGATGGGCTCCACCTGCCTAAAGGACTTAAGGATTTCTGCAAGTATGAGTGAAGGCCTGCACTCACCCCGGAGCAGGGTCCAGGGGTGCATTCTGGCCCCGGACCTGTGGCTGGTCTGAAGCTGGCCATGCTGTCAGCCAGGACCAGAAATAAACACAGCCAATGCTGACACTGATTATGAGTCTTCTTGCCCCGAAACCCTGTGAGGGGCACTTCTTTTAAAGTCACTATGGTTTAACAGGTCAAAGAAAGAGCAGTTAGACATCACCTAGATCAGTGTTTCCTAGCTGGCTACTTGTCAGAATTACAGACTCCATCTCCAGAGATTCTTACTAGATTTGTTGGAGGTTTAGGCCtagacattgtttttttttttgcaaaagctCCCCTGGAGATTCTAATGTACagccagggtggagaagcattttGCTAGAACAGAAGTCTCAACTTTGGCACATATTATAACTGCTTGAGGAACTATGAAAAATACCGGTAACTCAGTCTGACTTTGGAATTCTGATTTAGTTGGTCTGGGATGAAGCTCGGCATCAGGGTTTCTAAAAGCTCCCCAGGGAAGCTAATATGCCACCTGGTGTGAGAACTAGTTCCCTAGACCAACTATTTCATTTTGTAGATGGGAAACCAAAGCCCAGAGATGGGAATgtatttgtccaaggtcacagcaaATGAATGGATGCAGAGTATTCCTTTTCTCACGCTCCAGGCACAAAGCACCAGACTCCGTTATTTGTATCTCTGATCCTTTGCTTCCATACAAatggtctcatttaatcctcacaacttcTGGTGAGGTAGTGGGCAGTCAttacccccactttacagatgagaacatcaGAGAACAAAACTGACTCACCCAAGGTAAAGGCAAGAACCTAGAATGCCCAGATCCTGGTCCAGTGCTCTGTTAACCTCATTCCATTGTTTCATAGAGGTTCTAGAGTGAACAGGTCAATGCTGTGAGGTGAGTTCCAGGTGTAGAGGGGAGGGACTATGAGGTGACATTCTAGAAGGGTGGAGAGGGTAGGAGAGGAGGCAGATGACTACTCCCTTACACCAGGGCCTTTGGGACAGCCATGTCCTATTTCCTGTCTCCACAAACTCATCCAGGTCTTCCGCCTTCCGGCCAAGGTGAGAGGGGTGCCCGGATCTGGAGCGGGCACCACAACTTCCCCTGACAGCTTGCTTCCTGGCTCTGCAGAGGTGGAAGTTCTGCTGAGCATTTTGAGGCTGGCCCTAGAGtcagttctttttaaaagaaacgcCATTCTCAAAACGCTTGCCAATAACTACCCACTTGCTCACTGgttcattcagcaaacacttCTTCACCGTTTAGTGTTGGGGACTGGGCTGTGGCTCTGAGTAAAACTTAGTTTCTAACCACTAGACAACCCTCCTAGGCTGACCTTAACTGCTCCTATTCCAgtgctctgcttctctgccctgccCCTCAAAGAGACCAAGAATAACACACCACCTCATTCCTGTCTCTGCAGGTGAGACTGCTTCTCCAGGCTCATCTCTTGACCCCTGTAATCCTGTAGAGCCAGTGGTGCTGGCCTCTGGTGGACGAGGGCCACTGAACCAGAGAGCTGAGCAGGTGGTAGCTGCTGCCCAGGCCTGgtgcccagccctggctgggccgGAAGCCAGGGGCTGCCCTGGGGGGCCTAGCCGGGAGACACTGCGGCAGAAGGAGTACAGCCAATACTGCCACAAGTTCCCCCGCGTGAAGCAGCTGGAGAGCTTGGGCTGGGAGGATGACTTCCCCAGAAGCAGAACGCCCCACTTGGGGAGCTCCAGCAGGCCTGGGCCTCTGCTGTGCGGGCTGTCACCAGGGGTTGTGCCGATGCCCTCTGAGGCGAGGGGGAAGGAGGCCAGCTCCCAGCCTGACATCTGCATCCTTACCCTGGCAATGATGATCGCTGGCATCCCTACAGTGCCTGTCCCAGGCCTGCGGGAAGAGGACATGATCCGGGCGGCTCAAGCTTTCATGATGGCTCATCCGGAGCCAGAGGGGGCCGTGGAGGGGGTGCAGTTGGGGCAGGTGCATACCCACACAGCCTCTGGGCAGGTGCCCCTAGTGAGATCAAGGAGGGGCCagcctcctgcttagagctgatgAAATAGCACCAGACACATAGGGTGGCTTCTCCGTATGGTTTTTGGGTAGACGGGCTTGGGGTGCCTATGGCAGGGATAGGGACAGGGTGGTTGGTTGAGCCACTCTGACGAATACCAGTCTATTAGGGCCCAGACCACAGGAAGTTTCTCCAGAAACCACTAAGCCAGGAGATGAGACTTGTCGGAGAAATTACAATGAAAATTACCTAAGGCAGAGGAACCTGCTTGTAGAACGGAGGCTTCTTTTGTACAAAATTTcttgtacagcctgaccaggtggtggcacagtggattgagcatcagactgggacgcagagtacccaggttcaaagccccgaggtcgccagcttgagtgcgggctcatctggttggagcaaggctcaccagcttgagcccaaggtcgctggctcgagcagggggtcactcagtctgctgaaggcccacagtcaaggcacatatgagaaagcaatcaatgaacaactaaggagccacaacaaagaattgatgcttctcatctctctcccttcctgtctgtctgtccctatctgtctctctgtcaccaaaaaaaaaaaaaaaaaaaaaaaaaaaaatttcttgtacAAAGTCCTAGACCTAGGCCATGTGAATCTCCTATTACCTTACATTTCCCAGCCTGTGAGGCAGGTGATGGGACCACAGGCGAGGGAGGAAAATGAACACTTATTTGAGCATCCAATGGGCATCAGGCCCATTACATGCCTATTCCTTTCATCTTCCCAGCGCTGTGAGGATCtcctttttacagatgaacaaACTGGGGCTTAGAGAGGTGACTTGCCTGAAGCCCGATAGTAAAAGGCAGAAAACCAGGCTTCAAAAATCAggcaggtgcctgaccaggcggtggcgcactggatagggtgtccaactgggatgcagaagacccaggtttgagatcccaaggttgccagcttgagcacgggctcatctggtttgagcaaggctcaccagcttggacctagggttgctggctcgagcaaggggttacttggtctgctgaaggcctgaagtcaaggcacataagagaaagcaatcagtgaacaactaaggtgttgcagcgaaaaactaatgattggtgcttctcatctctcttcgttcctgtctgtgtgtccctaactatccctctctctgactgtctctgtagcaacaacaacaacaaaaaaaaccaaacaaaaaaaaaaatcaggcaggtAAGGAACCAGGACTTGCATGTAGTGTTGGATTCCAGAGTCCGTTTTTCCCACGATATTTCCTAACATGCCTTCCACAAGATAAAAAACTGGACAAGCGCTAGAGTAGGCAACATCAACTTTAATGATGTGAGgatggaggggagggtggggagctAAAAAGGCTGGGGACCTGGCTGAACCAGTTTCTCCGAGGGGCCTCTGCCTCTGTGGGTCAGATGAGTTATCTCATGACAGGGGTAACTTAGCCCGGACCTTGATTTCTATCCACTGTCTATAGCTCTtatcttagagcaggggtcaccTGTTTTTGTAAGGCCTTTGAGCTAAGAAcggttttcttttgaaaagtttgttaaaaaaacaacaacaaaaacccaagaATATGCAACTGACTGTCTATGGCCAGCAAAGCCTAAATATTTACTGTCAGGCCCTTTACAGAATAGGTTTGCTGACTTGTCTAAGGAACTAGACCTTGTAGGCAGTAGGCTGCAGTAGAATAGAAGAGCCCTGACAGGTCCTTTCCTCCTGGAGGGAGGGTCCCTGAAAGTCCAacggtgtgtggggggggaggatgTATGCCTGTGTATGGACATCTCTCGGCACCGGGGACAATCACAGCTGGACCTGCTCATAAGGGCCGATCCAGCGGTCGGCCAGTTCTCGCAGGGTGCTGTACCGCTGCTCAAACTCCTCTTGGCTGCAGTGCTGCAAGAGCTGACCCACCTCCTCAGTGAGGAGAGCCACAGCCAGGTGCTTACCTACGGTCTCACTCCACTTGTTGGCCAGGATGTCGTTTAGATTGGCAGCACAGCCTGCTGTCCACTGAGGCGACAGCATGTGGGGCTGGAGCACTTGGCGtcgggcactgagcatggctagGATGTGGCGGCAGGGTAGGTGGAAGGCCTGGTGAAAGGAGCAGCTGCAGCTGGCAGGGGGCTGGGGCTGTACCCTATGGGTGTCTTCCAGGATCTGTA
This genomic interval carries:
- the NEURL2 gene encoding neuralized-like protein 2 → MAAVSDPVELGAPWRPACPEPPPTRFHWVHGANIRVDPSGTRATRVESFAHGVCFSREPLAPGQVFLVEIEEKELGWCGHLRLGLTALDPANLAPVPEFSLPDLVSLGHTWVFAITRHHNRVPREGRPEAEAAAPSRPPALLVEPYLCIEQFRIPRDRMVGRSRPGLYSHLLDQLYELNVLPPTARRSRLGVLFCPRPDGTADMHIIINGEDMGPSARGLPASEPLYAVVDVFASTKSVRLIQLEYGLPSLQTLCRLVIQKSVVHRLAIDGLHLPKGLKDFCKYE
- the CTSA gene encoding lysosomal protective protein isoform X2; this encodes MVRAALWSLFFLLPLLLFWSPRGEAAPDQDEIQCLPGLAKQPSFRQYSGYLKGSGSKHLHYWFVESQKDPKSSPVVLWLNGGPGCSSLDGFLTEHGPFLIQPDGVTLEYNPYSWNLIANVLYLESPAGVGFSYSNDKSYATNDTEVAQSNFEALQDFFRLFPEYKDNELFLTGESYAGIYIPTLAVLVMQDPSMNLQGLAVGNGLASYEQNDNSLVYFAYYHGLLGNRLWSSLQTHCCSENKCNFYDNKDPECVTSLQEVSRIVGNSGLNIYNLYAPCAGGVPGHVRYKKGTLVIQDLGNIFTRLPVKRMWHQALLRSGDRVHMDPPCTNTTAASTYLNNPFVRKALHIPEQLPRWDMCNFLVNIQYRRLYQSMHSQYLKLLAPQKYRILLYNGDVDMACNFLGDEWFVDSLNQKMEVQRRPWLVDYGDSGEQIAGFVKEFSHIAFLTIKGAGHMVPTDKPQAALTMFSRFLNKQPY
- the SPATA25 gene encoding spermatogenesis-associated protein 25 → MSYFLSPQTHPGLPPSGQGETASPGSSLDPCNPVEPVVLASGGRGPLNQRAEQVVAAAQAWCPALAGPEARGCPGGPSRETLRQKEYSQYCHKFPRVKQLESLGWEDDFPRSRTPHLGSSSRPGPLLCGLSPGVVPMPSEARGKEASSQPDICILTLAMMIAGIPTVPVPGLREEDMIRAAQAFMMAHPEPEGAVEGVQLGQVHTHTASGQVPLVRSRRGQPPA
- the CTSA gene encoding lysosomal protective protein isoform X1; the protein is MTSSLRVSPREQGRGRAEMVRAALWSLFFLLPLLLFWSPRGEAAPDQDEIQCLPGLAKQPSFRQYSGYLKGSGSKHLHYWFVESQKDPKSSPVVLWLNGGPGCSSLDGFLTEHGPFLIQPDGVTLEYNPYSWNLIANVLYLESPAGVGFSYSNDKSYATNDTEVAQSNFEALQDFFRLFPEYKDNELFLTGESYAGIYIPTLAVLVMQDPSMNLQGLAVGNGLASYEQNDNSLVYFAYYHGLLGNRLWSSLQTHCCSENKCNFYDNKDPECVTSLQEVSRIVGNSGLNIYNLYAPCAGGVPGHVRYKKGTLVIQDLGNIFTRLPVKRMWHQALLRSGDRVHMDPPCTNTTAASTYLNNPFVRKALHIPEQLPRWDMCNFLVNIQYRRLYQSMHSQYLKLLAPQKYRILLYNGDVDMACNFLGDEWFVDSLNQKMEVQRRPWLVDYGDSGEQIAGFVKEFSHIAFLTIKGAGHMVPTDKPQAALTMFSRFLNKQPY